The following are encoded together in the Oncorhynchus kisutch isolate 150728-3 linkage group LG8, Okis_V2, whole genome shotgun sequence genome:
- the LOC109894901 gene encoding progonadoliberin-1: MEEKKVLLLLLLVAPLVSQGCCQHWSYGLNPGGKRVTDSLSDTLDNVIKMTILQLAEDLPKIDTSCSLFGCADVSPHPEMYWLRALLMSKPR; this comes from the exons ATGGAAGAGAAAAAGGTCTTGTTGCTGCTGCTTTTGGTAGCGCCTCTAGTGTCACAGGGTTGCTGTCAACATTGGTCCTATGGCTTGAACCCAGGGGGGAAAAGAGTTACTGACAGCCTGTCTGACACCCTGGACAATGTAA TTAAAATGACAATTCTACAGCTGGCTGAAGACCTTCCGAAGATAGACACATCTTGCAGTTTGTTTGGCTGTGCTGATGTCTCACCTCATCCCGAAATGTACTGGCTGAGGGCATTACTTATGA GTAAGCCTCGCTGA
- the kctd9a gene encoding BTB/POZ domain-containing protein KCTD9a, translated as MRRVTVFVNGTSRNGKVVAVYGTLTDLLSVATNKLGIKACNLYNGKGGLIDDIALIRDDDVLYVSEGDPFFDPQNDVRARDDRPGAHTDWLTLNIGGRLFTTTRSTLVSKEPESMLAHMFREKAVWGNKQDACGAYLIDRSPEYFEPILNYLRHGQLIINEGINLLGVLEEARFFGIEQLAEQLEVAIKNNQTPEDHSPISRKEFVRFLLATPTKSELRCQGLNFSGADLSRLDLRYINFKMANLSRCNLTHANLCSSNLERADLSGANLDGANLQGVKMLCSNAEGASLKGCNFEDPSGLKANLEGANLKGVDMEGSQMTGINLRVATLKNAKLKNCNLRGATLAGTDLENCDLSGCDLQEANLRGSNVKGAIFEEMLTALHMSQSVR; from the exons ATGAGAAGAGTTACTGTTTTTGTGAACGGGACGTCCAGAAATGGCAAG GTTGTAGCTGTGTATGGGACCTTGACTGACCTGTTATCTGTAGCAACCAATAAGTTGGGAATCAAAGCCTGTAATTTATACAATGGAAAAGGTGGTCTTATAGATGACATAGCGCTCATCAG GGATGATGATGTTTTGTATGTCTCAGAGGGAGACCCCTTTTTTG ACCCACAGAATGATGTCAGGGCTAGAGACGATCGGCCTGGGGCACACACCGATTGGCTGACGCTTAATATTGGAGGGCGTCTCTTCACCACCACACG GAGCACCTTGGTCAGCAAGGAGCCAGAGAGCATGCTTGCTCACATGTTTCGGGAGAAGG CTGTATGGGGTAACAAGCAGGATGCATGTGGGGCTTACCTGATTGATCGCAGCCCAGAATACTTCGAGCCTATTCTTAATTACCTGCGACATGGCCAGCTCATTATCAATGAAGGAATCAATTTACTTG GGGTTTTGGAAGAGGCCCGTTTCTTTGGAATTGAGCAGCTTGCTGAGCAGTTGGAAGTAGCAATAAAG AATAACCAGACACCTGAGGACCACTCTCCCATCTCTCGTAAGGAGTTTGTTCGGTTTCTGCTGGCTACACCCACCAAATCAGAGCTCCGCTGTCAG GGACTTAATTTCAGTGGTGCTGATCTCTCTCGCCTCGACTTGCGCTACATCAACTTCAAGATGGCCAACCTGAGTCGCTGCAACCTGACACATGCCAACCTATGCTCTTCAAACCTGGAGCGCGCTGACCTGTCTGGGGCCAACCTCGAT GGTGCTAACTTGCAGGGTGTCAAGATGCTCTGTTCAAATGCTGAGGGGGCGTCTCTCAAAGGATGCAATTTTGAGGACCCATCTGGACTCAAGGCCAACTTAGAGG GTGCCAATCTGAAAGGGGTTGACATGGAGGGAAGTCAGATGACCGGAATTAACCTGCGTGTGGCCACTCTCAAAAATGCTAAGCTGAAGAACTGTAACCTGCGGGGTGCCACTTTGGCAGGAACCGATCTTGAG AACTGTGATCTGTCTGGCTGTGACCTACAAGAGGCCAACTTGAGAGGGTCCAACGTGAAGGGGGCCATTTTTGAAGAGATGCTGACTGCATTGCACATGTCTCAGAGTGTTAGATAA
- the LOC109895865 gene encoding beta-centractin, translating to MESYDIIANQPVVIDNGSGVVKAGFAGDQIPKYCFPNYVGRPKHVRVMAGALEGDLFIGPKAEEHRGLLSVRYPMEHGIVKDWNDMERIWQYVYSKEQLQTFSEEHPVLLTEAPLNPSKNRERAAEVFFETFNVPALFISMQAVLSLYATGRTTGVVLDAGDGVTHAVPIYEGFAIPHSIMRVDIAGRDVSRYLRLLLRKEGYDFHTSAEFEVVRTIKERACYLSLNPQKDETLETEKVQYTLPDGSTLDIGPARFRAPELLFRPDLIGDESEGIHEVLAFAIQKSDMDLRRTLFSNIVLSGGSTLLKGFGDRLLSEVKKLAPKDVKIKISAPQERLYSTWIGGSILASLDTFKKMWVSKKEYEEDRARAIHRKTF from the exons ATGGAGTCCTACGATATAATAGCAAATCAGCCTGTGGTTATTGATAAT GGCTCCGGTGTTGTTAAAGCTGGTTTTGCAGGAGACCAGATCCCCAAATACTGCTTCCCAAACTA TGTGGGTCGTCCAAAGCATGTTCGGGTGATGGCAGGTGCTCTGGAAGGAGATCTCTTCATTGGCCCAAAAGCAGAG GAACACAGGGGGCTCCTGTCTGTGCGGTACCCAATGGAGCACGGTATTGTGAAGGACTGGAATGACATGGAGCGCATCTGGCAATATGTGTACTCTAAGGAGCAACTACAGACCTTCTCTGAAGAG CATCCTGTGCTGCTGACAGAGGCCCCCTTGAACCCAAGTAAAAACCGGGAGCGTGCAGCAGAGGTGTTTTTTGAGACCTTCAATGTACCGGCGCTCTTCATCTCCATGCAGGCAGTATTAAGCTT ATATGCCACAGGCCGGACAACAGGAGTGGTGCTGGATGCTGGTGATGGGGTAACCCATGCTGTGCCCATCTATGAAGGCTTTGCCATCCCTCACTCTATCATGCGGGTCGACATTGCTGGGCGTGATGTTTCACGCTACCTACGCCTGCTACTGCGCAAGGAAGGCTATGACTTCCACACCTCAGCTGAGTTTGAGGTTGTGCGCACTATCAAAGAG AGAGCATGCTACCTCTCACTGAACCCACAAAAAGATGAGACCTTGGAGACAGAGAAGGTGCAGTACACTCTTCCTGATGGCAGCACATTGGAT ATTGGCCCTGCTCGGTTCCGAGCCCCAGAGCTCCTCTTCCGTCCAGACCTGATAGGGGACGAGAGTGAAGGAATCCACGAAGTTCTTGCTTTTGCCATTCAGAAGTCTGACATGGACCTGCGACGTACACTCTTTTCCAACATTGTTCTCTCTGGGGGCTCCACACTCCTCAAAG GTTTTGGTGACCGGTTGTTAAGTGAAGTAAAAAAGTTGGCACCTAAAGATGTGAAAATAAAG ATCTCTGCACCTCAAGAACGACTCTACTCCACGTGGATAGG GGGCTCCATCCTTGCGTCACTGGACACCTTCAAGAAGATGTGGGTGTCAAAGAAGGAGTATGAGGAAGACCGAGCACGTGCCATCCATCGGAAGACCTTCTGA